From a single Nicotiana tomentosiformis chromosome 2, ASM39032v3, whole genome shotgun sequence genomic region:
- the LOC104093726 gene encoding 3-ketoacyl-CoA synthase 5-like codes for MPETVPNLSNSVKLKYVKLGYQYLVNNFLTFLLVPIMAGVTLQLIKLGPEEILSIWNSLHFDLIQILCSSFLIIFIATVYFMSKPRSIYLVDYSCYKAPVTCRVPFSTFMEHSRLILKDNPESVKFQMRILERSGLGEETCLPPACHYIPPTPTMESARNEAEVVIFSAIDNLMKKTGLKPKDIDILIVNCSLFSPTPSLSAMVVNKYKLRSNIKSYNLSGMGCSAGLISIDLARDLLQVLPNSSALVVSTEIITPNYYQGSERAMLLPNCLFRMGGAAILLSNKRKDSSRAKYRLMHVVRTHKGADDKAYRCVFEQEDPQGKVGINLSKDLMVIAGEALKSNITTIGPLVLPASEQLLFLFTLIGRKIFNPKWKAYIPDFKQAFEHFCIHAGGRAVIDELQKNLQLSDEHVEASRMTLHRFGNTSSSSLWYEMSYIEAKGRMRKGDRIWQIAFGSGFKCNSAVWKCNRTIKTGTDGPWEDCIDRYPVFIPKIVKL; via the exons aattctgtGAAGCTCAAGTATGTCAAACTTGGGTACCAATACCTTGTCAATAATTTTTTAACTTTCTTGCTTGTGCCTATTATGGCTGGTGTCACTCTACAGTTAATTAAATTAGGCCCTGAAGAAATACTAAGTATTTGGAATTCACTCCACTTTGATCTCATCCAAATCCTATGCTCTTCTTTCCTCATCATTTTTATAGCCACAGTTTACTTCATGTCAAAACCAAGATCCATTTACTTAGTAGATTATTCATGTTACAAAGCTCCTGTCACGTGTAGAGTACCATTTTCAACTTTTATGGAACATTCACGTCTAATCTTGAAAGATAATCCTGAAAGTGTGAAGTTCCAAATGCGAATTCTTGAAAGGTCAGGACTTGGTGAAGAAACTTGTTTGCCTCCTGCTTGTCATTACATCCCTCCAACACCAACAATGGAATCTGCTAGAAATGAAGCTGAAGTTGTCATATTCTCAGCTATTGATAACTTAATGAAGAAAACAGGTCTAAAACCTAAAGATATCGATATTCTTATCGTTAACTGCAGCTTGTTTTCTCCAACTCCATCTTTATCAGCTATGGTTGTGAACAAATACAAGTTGAGAAGTAACATAAAAAGTTACAATCTTTCTGGTATGGGATGTAGTGCTGGTTTGATCTCTATTGATTTGGCTAGAGACCTTcttcaagttcttccaaattCATCCGCTTTAGTTGTAAGTACTGAAATTATTACACCTAATTATTACCAAGGTTCAGAGAGAGCAATGCTTTTGCCTAATTGTTTGTTTAGAATGGGTGGTGCTGCTATACTTTTGTCAAACAAGAGAAAAGACAGCAGTAGAGCTAAGTATAGATTAATGCATGTGGTTAGAACACATAAAGGTGCTGATGATAAAGCTTATAGATGTGTTTTTGAACAAGAAGATCCACAAGGAAAAGTTGGTATTAATCTTTCTAAAGATCTTATGGTTATAGCAGGggaagctttgaaatccaatatTACTACAATTGGTCCTTTAGTTCTTCCTGCCTCAGAGcagcttcttttcctttttactcTTATTGGAAGGAAAATATTTAACCCTAAATGGAAAGCTTATATTCCTGATTTCAAACAAGCTTTTGAACACTTTTGCATACATGCTGGTGGAAGGGCTGTTATTGATGAGCTTCAGAAGAATCTCCAGTTATCTGATGAACATGTTGAGGCTTCAAGAATGACTTTGCATCGATTTG GTAACACTTCTTCTTCATCACTATGGTACGAAATGAGTTACATTGAGGCAAAAGGAAGGATGAGAAAAGGTGATAGAATTTGGCAAATAGCATTTGGAAGTGGATTCAAGTGTAACAGTGCTGTTTGGAAGTGTAATCGCACAATCAAGACAGGAACTGATGGACCATGGGAAGATTGCATTGATAGGTACCCAGTGTTCATCCCAAAGATTGTGAAGCTGTAA
- the LOC138904624 gene encoding uncharacterized protein, with amino-acid sequence MANPSENPGTPPPCSSSSTTPQPKKRRVKMLARKIVAGSELSKKLDAQLKASQDQEPQNSEESFKSAIEGEETGSSDTEQVTSGPNTTAKVISELAENLENMLILVGSVVDVESSESRRIGGKNKKEKEKESEESGQIEESVKKNGGSGSGEAAEGLVKLGKKINEPGSSVEETLTDLLKKVSESYNPKNKRTSKAKIPGTARANKKRKAPPSDSAEIPPTRGRATRSQLKQSEADLQKALEESKRKAVAKGKKKMAEPVEAVDVDEMDLVHQDKYVIEEVEVQTPKPKKAKTSTKKSIYVSKSAEPSTLAKRTRSAVKTKQVKIVEEEEWSGEEEEEEDNSDTEKDKMAKFGKRTILKGRLLGFRRGRDGAIVGEIGIARLERHGPSDGW; translated from the exons ATGGCTAACCCTTCTGAAAACCCCGGCACACCCCCACCATGCTCCTCATCTTCAACCACTCCTCAGCCTAAGAAAAGAAGAGTcaagatgcttgctcgcaagaTAGTGGCTGGGAGTGAATTATCAAAGAAATTAGACGCTCAATTGAAAGCTAGCCAAGACCAAGAACCCCAGAACTCTGAAGAATCCTTCAAGTCTGCTATTGAGGGGGAAGAAACCGGGTCTTCTGATACAGAACAGGTAACCTCTGGTCCAAATACTACTGCTAAAGTCATTTCTGAGTTAGCTGAGAATCTGGAGAACATGCTTATTCTAGTTGGATCTGTGGTTGATGTAGAATCTTCTGAGTCCAGAAGGATTGgcggtaaaaataaaaaggaaaaagaaaaggagagtgaGG AATCAGGTCAAATAGAAGAAAGTGTGAAGAAAAAtgggggaagtgggtctggcgaagcCGCTGAAGGGCTGGTTAAACTTGGGAAAAAGATaaatgaacctggttcatcggTAGAAGAAACCCTCACAGACCTATTGAAGAAAGTGAGTGAGAGTTACAACCCAAAGAATAAGAGAACTTCCAAGGCTAAGATCCCTGGCACTGCTAGGGCTAACAAGAAAAGGAAGGCTCCTCCTTCTGATTCTGCTGAAATTCCTCCCACAAGAGGAAGAGCCACAAGAAGCCAGCTAAAGCAGAGTGAGGCAGATTTGCAAAAAGCCTTagaagaaagcaaaagaaaagCGGTTGCAAAAGGGAAGAAGAAGATGGCTGAGCCTGTTGAGGCTGTTGATGTTGATGAGATGGACCTGGTCCATCAAGATAAATATGTGATTGAAGAAGTGGAGGTTCAGACTCCCAAACCCAAGAAAGCCAAAACGTCCACTAAGAAGTCTATCTATGTGTCAAAGTCTGCTGAACCATCCACCCTAGCAAAAAGGACCAGGTCTGCTGTGAAGACAAAACAAGTGAAAATTGTTGAGGAAGAAGAATGGAGtggagaggaagaggaagaggaagataaTTCAGATACTGAGAAGGAcaagatggccaagtttggcaAAAGGACAATTCTGAAGGGTAGACTCCTGGGATTTAGAAGAGGAAGGGATGGTGCTATTGTTGGAGAAATTGGGATTGCAAGGCTGGAAAGACATGGTCCTTCGGATGGATGGTAG